Sequence from the Stenotrophomonas sp. 364 genome:
CACGCCGTCGGCCAGGATCACCGTGTCGCCAGGTTGCAGGTTCTTGGCCACCTGCGCATAGGCGGCAGCGTCGTGGACCAGGTGATCGGTCGGCGGCGAAGGCGGGCAGGGCGCCCAACACGAGGCCCGTGGTCAGTGCCGCAGCAAGCGGGCGCAGCGCCCATGGCGCATGCGAATGGTGCAAGGTCACAGGCTTACCCTCCCAGATCAACCGTGGCGTCCAACGCGAGTCCGGATCGTAACAGGTCGGGCGCGGCGCGCGTCAACCACAATCACATACCACTTTAGGTGCATGTGGTTGGCCGGTTGCGCATATTTCTGCTGCATCCGCACATTAAAACCGTGCAAAGTGGTCTAGGTGGATCACAGGGGTAGACTTTAGTACCAATTCATTGACATTGGTCCAGCAACCGTGAATTGTCCGGATCGAATCCGTGTAATCGGACGATCCATCCTGGGAGGGAGATCACGATGTTGCATGACCGCCGTACGGCCTCGCCACGAGGCCTCCGCCGCACCGCGCTGCATGGCGCGCTGTTGTATGCCTTGTCTGTCACCGCGGCCGTGCCGCTGGTGTATGCACAGGACGCCGAAGCACCGCCCGCACAGCCCACCACCCTGGACCAGGTCCAAGTGACCGGCGTGCGCGGCACCATCCAGACCTCGATCGATAAGAAGCGCGAAGAGACCGTGGTGTCCGACGTGCTTGCTGCCGAGGACATCGGCGACCTGCCGGCCCTGTCCATCGGCGAGGCCATCGAAACCATCACCGGTGCCTCCACCCATCGCGAGAAGGGCGGTGCGTCGGAAATCTCGATCCGTGGCCTGGGCCCGTTCCTGGGCTCGTCGACCTTCAACGGCCGCGAAGCCACCAATGGCAGCGGCGACCGCTCGGTGAACTTCAACCAGTTCCCGTCCGAGCTGATCAACAGCGTGGCCATCTACAAGACCCAGCGCGCCGACTTCGTCGAAGGCGGCGTGGCCGGCACCGTGAACATGGAAACGGTCAAGCCGCTCGAATACGGCAAGCGCACCATCCAGGTGGATGGCCGCGGCACCTGGCAGGACTACGACGACCGCCTCAAGGACAAGGACGGCGTGGGCTGGCGCGGTACCGCCAGCTACATCGACCAGTTCGACATGGGCGGGGCCGGCAAGCTCGGCGTCTCGGTGGGCGTGCAGGCCCTGCAGGGCAGCAACCCGGAAGAAATGTTCTCCAGCAGCTCCACGTGGGTGGCCTGCGACGGCCCGCGAAACCGTGGGCGCCACCCGCAACTGCACCCAGGTCAACGGCAACCAGGTCGCCAACGGCGTGCCCTATTACCTGGTGCCCAGCAGCCGCATCTACCGCCAGTTCATCGAACACGACAAGCGCGACTCGCAGTTCGCCGCGCTGCAGTGGCGCCCCAACGACACGGTGGAAGTGAACGTCGACTACCAGCATTCCAAGCGCGATTACACCGAAGACCGCTCGGACCTGTCGCTGTCGTCGATGATGCGCAACCTCAACAACCGCGTGGTCACCGACGACGGCGCGCTGCTGCACCACACCGGCAGCACCACCATCGACTCCACCGGCAACTTCCTGGAGCGCAAGGAGGAGTACACCGGGGTGGCTTCAACGTCATCTTCCGGCCCACCCCGGCGTGGACGCTGTCCACCGACCTGTCCTACTCCAACACCCAGCGCGACCAGATCGAGCGTTCCACCCGCCTGCGCGCCGGCCGTACCGACGTCAACGGCAAGCCGGTGGGTGGCATCAAGAACACCCGCTATGTCGATTACACCTACGACTACAGCGGCGACGTGCCCAGCATCTATCTGGATCCGGCGTTCGACGTGAACAACCCGGACAACTACACCGATTCGGCGCTGATCCGGCGCCGCCAGCAGAGCCGAGAGCACACCATCCGCGCGCAGCGCTTCGATGCGACGTTCACCCCGGAAAGCGGCTTCTTCACCGCCATCAAGGGCGGCGTGCGCCATTCCGAAGCCACCTACACCGACTTCACCGACACCCGCGACATCACCACCACCAATGTTGCCGCCATCCGCGCGGCCAACCGCGCCTGCCGCCAGGAATTCCCGCAGAAGGACTTCCTGGCCAACGCCAGCGGCAACACCATCGACCAGTGGGCCAGCTTCGACAGCCGCTGCCTGTTCAACGCCTTCACCGGCGTGGACGACACCGGCCTGAGCGCCGACCTGCGCGACCCGGCCAACAACGATGTCACCGAGAAAACCAACGCCCTCTACCTGATGGGCGACTACAGCAGCGAGTGGTTCGGCCTGCCGGTCACCGGCAACATCGGCGTGCGCGGCGTGCGTACCGACGTGCGCTCGGTGGGCCTGCGCAGCGGCCTGGATGTCATCAACAACCCCGATGGCAGCGTGACCCTGCGCCCCACCGGGGACTTCACCAGGCAGATCCTCAAGTCCAGCAACACCGAATGGCTGCCCAGCTTCAACGCCGCCTTCGAACTGCGTCCGGACCTGCTGCTGCGCGTGGGTGCCTACCGCGCCATGTCGCGCCCCGACCTGGCCGCCGAAGGCTTTGGCCGCAGCTTCACCCTGGACGAGGCCGACACCGATTTCCGCACGGTGGCCGAAGCGCTGGGCAACATCACCGCCACCGGCAACCCGCGCGCCAAGCCGCTGATGTCCTGGAACGCCGACGTCTCGCTGGAGTGGTATGCCAACGAAGACTCCATGCTGTCCACTGCCATTTACTACAAGCAGTTCAACGGCGGCTCGGTACCGGTGGTGGTGGGCGAGACCTTCGACATCGACGGCCAGAGCGTCACCGTGCCGGTGGAGCAGCTGGCCACCAGCGATCAGAAAAGCGACCTGATCGGCTTCGAGCTCACCGGCTCGCACAGCTTCAGCTACCTGCCGGGCATCTTCTCCGGGCTGGGCGTGAAGGCCAGCTACAATTACGCCCATTCCAACTTCAAGACCGAAGACCTGCGCCTGGGCGAGTCCACCGACCCCATTACCGGCGTCTTCACGCCCGGGATCGTCGAGCCGGCCAACATCTTCGGCCTGTCCAAGCACGTGGCCTCGGCCCAGGTGTATTGGGGCCTGGGCAAGCTGGACCTGCAGGCCATCTATAAATACCGCTCGGATTATTACCAGCAGTTCGTCGGCGACCCGTCGCAGAACCGCTACGTGCGCGACAATGGCTCGCTCGACTTCCGCGCCACCTACAAAGTGAACAAGCACCTGTCGCTGTCGTTGTCGGCCAGCAACCTCACCGACGAGCCCCGGGTGTCGGATATGCCCATCCTGGGCAGCTTCCGCGAGTACACCACCTACGGGCGGCGCTATTATCTCGGGGTGCGCTACCGCTTCTGAGGTCAGTGGCGCGGTTTTCCCAACCGCGCCGCTCTCTGAGGGCGCGGGTCGCATGATGGTCCCCAGCCACCGTACAGCCAGGTCTTGATGATGTCCGAACCCCGTCTCTACCAG
This genomic interval carries:
- a CDS encoding TonB-dependent receptor; protein product: MLHDRRTASPRGLRRTALHGALLYALSVTAAVPLVYAQDAEAPPAQPTTLDQVQVTGVRGTIQTSIDKKREETVVSDVLAAEDIGDLPALSIGEAIETITGASTHREKGGASEISIRGLGPFLGSSTFNGREATNGSGDRSVNFNQFPSELINSVAIYKTQRADFVEGGVAGTVNMETVKPLEYGKRTIQVDGRGTWQDYDDRLKDKDGVGWRGTASYIDQFDMGGAGKLGVSVGVQALQGSNPEEMFSSSSTWVACDGPRNRGRHPQLHPGQRQPGRQRRALLPGAQQPHLPPVHRTRQARLAVRRAAVAPQRHGGSERRLPAFQARLHRRPLGPVAVVDDAQPQQPRGHRRRRAAAPHRQHHHRLHRQLPGAQGGVHRGGFNVIFRPTPAWTLSTDLSYSNTQRDQIERSTRLRAGRTDVNGKPVGGIKNTRYVDYTYDYSGDVPSIYLDPAFDVNNPDNYTDSALIRRRQQSREHTIRAQRFDATFTPESGFFTAIKGGVRHSEATYTDFTDTRDITTTNVAAIRAANRACRQEFPQKDFLANASGNTIDQWASFDSRCLFNAFTGVDDTGLSADLRDPANNDVTEKTNALYLMGDYSSEWFGLPVTGNIGVRGVRTDVRSVGLRSGLDVINNPDGSVTLRPTGDFTRQILKSSNTEWLPSFNAAFELRPDLLLRVGAYRAMSRPDLAAEGFGRSFTLDEADTDFRTVAEALGNITATGNPRAKPLMSWNADVSLEWYANEDSMLSTAIYYKQFNGGSVPVVVGETFDIDGQSVTVPVEQLATSDQKSDLIGFELTGSHSFSYLPGIFSGLGVKASYNYAHSNFKTEDLRLGESTDPITGVFTPGIVEPANIFGLSKHVASAQVYWGLGKLDLQAIYKYRSDYYQQFVGDPSQNRYVRDNGSLDFRATYKVNKHLSLSLSASNLTDEPRVSDMPILGSFREYTTYGRRYYLGVRYRF